DNA sequence from the Armigeres subalbatus isolate Guangzhou_Male chromosome 1, GZ_Asu_2, whole genome shotgun sequence genome:
tttcaattctgattTCTTACTTCCCATTTTTGAAATCTAGCACCTAAATTCTCgaaattttctgaggaaattcggaagagttagtagtgaaaagtgagaatttagGTGCTAGATTTCCttaatttccttgggaatttcctcccatattccttgagaaatttcttcgaattttcttaagcaattctttcttatttccttgggaaattccttcgaatttccttgggaaattccttccaatttccttgaaaacttccttcaaatttcctaaggaaattccttcgaatttccttgggaaattcctacgaattttcttaagaaattcattctaatttccttgggaaattccttcgaatttccttgggaaattccttcgaatttccttgggaaattccttcgaatttccttgggaaattccttcgaatttccttgggaaattccttcgaatttccttgggaaattccttcgaatttccttgggaaattccttcgaatttccttgggaaattccttcaaatttccttgggaaattccttcgaatttccttgggaaattccttcgaatttccttgggaaattccttcgaatttccttgggaaattcctttgaatttccttgggaaattcctttgaatttccttgggaaattccttcgaatttccttgggaaattccttcgaatttccttgggaaattccttcgaatttccttgggaaattccttcgaatgtcctgggaaattccttcgaatttccttgaaattccttcgaatttccttgggaaattccttcgaatttccttgggaaattccttcgaatttccttgggaaattccttcgaatttccttgggaaattccttcgaatttccttgggaaattccttcgaatttccttcgaatttccttgggaaattccttcgaatttccttcgaatttccttgggaaattccttcgaatttccttgggaaattccttcgaatttccttgggaaattccttcgaatttccttgggaaattccttcgaatttccttgggaaattccttcgaatttccttgggaaattccttcgaatttccttgggaaattccttcgaatttccttgggaaattccttcgaatttccttgggaaattccttcgaattccttgggaaattccttcgaatttccttgaaattccttcgaatttccttgggaaattccttcgaattccttgggaaattccttcgaattccttgggaaattccttcgaattccttgggaaattccttcgaatttccttgaaattccttcgaattccttgggaaattccttcgaatttccttgggaaattccttcgaatttccttgggaaattccttcgaatttccttgggaaattccttcgaatttccttgggaaattccttcgaatttccttgggaaattccttcgaatttcatgggaaattccttcgaatttccttgggaaattccttcgaatttccttgggaaattccttcgaatttccttgggaaattccttcgaatttccttgggaaattccttcgaatttccttgggaaattccttcgaatttccttgggaaattccttcgaatttcctcggaattccttcgaatttccttgggaaattccttcgaatttccttgggaaattccttcgaatttccttgggaaattccttcgaatttccttgggaaattccttcgaatttccttgggaatttcctccaaatttccttgggaaattcttccgaatttctttgggaaattcctttgaatttcctcgggaaattcctttgaatttccttgggaaattcctttgaatttccttgggaaattcctcgaattgggaaattcctttgaatttccttgggaatttcctccaaatttccttgggaaattcttccaaatttctttgggaaattcctttgaatttccttgggaaattccttcgaattgggaaattccttcgaatttccttgggaaatttcttcaaacttccttgggaaaattctttgaatttccttgggaaattactccgaatttccttgggaaattactcagaatttccttgggaaattccttcgaatttccttgcgaatttccttcgaatttccttgcgaaaatccatcgaatttccttaggaaattcctccaaatttccttggaaattttttccgaatttccttgggaaattcctttgaattttcttaggaaatttcttcgaatttccttgggaaattccttcgaatttccttggaaaattccttcgaatttccttgggaaatttcttcaaatttctttgggaaagttcttccgaatttccttgggaaattcttccgaatttccttttgaaattcatccgaatatccttgggaaattgctccaaatttccttgggaaattgctccgaatttccttgggaaattcctccgaatttccttgggaaaatcctccgaatttccttaggaagttgctccgaatttctttgggaaaatcctccgaatttccttgggaaattcctccgaatttccttgagaaattcctccgaatttccttgggcaattcctccgaatttccttgggaaattcctctgaatttccttgggaaattcttctgaatgtcCTTggtaaatttcttcgaatttccttgggaaatccctccgaatttccttgggaaactcctccgaatttccttgggaaattcctccgattttccttgggaaattcctctgaatttccttggaaaattcctctgaatttccttgggaaattcctccgaatttccttgagaaattccttcgaatttccttggggaattcctccgaatttccttgggaaattcctccgaattttcttgggaaattctttcgaattttcttgggaaattcttccgaatttccttgagaaattattccgaatttccttgggaaatttttccgaatttccttgggaattttttccgattttccttgggaaatttttccgaatttgcttgggaaattcttccaaatttgcttgggaaattcttccgaatttgcttgggaaattcttccgaatttgcttgggaaattcttccgaatttgcttgggaaaatcttccgaattttctcgggaaattcctccgaatttccttgggaaattattttgaatttcctttggaaattcttgcgaatttctttgggaaattcttccgaatttatttgggaaattcttccgaatttcctggggaaattcttccgaattttcttgggaaattgttccgaatttccttgggaaaatccgccgaatttccttgggaaattcctccgaatttccttgggaaattcgtcctaatttcctcgggaaattcgtcctaatttcctcgggaaattcgtcctaatttcctcgggaaattcgtcctaatttcctcgggaaattcgtcctaatttcctcgggaaattcgtcctaatttcctcgggaaattcgtcctaatttcctcgggaaattcctccgaatttcctcaggaaattccttcgaatttcctcgggaaattcctccgaatttcctcgggaaattcctccgaatttccttgggaaattcctctgaatttcctcaagaaattcctccgaatttcctcggaacattcctccgaattcctcgaaattcctccgaattcctcggaaattcctccgaattcctcagaaattcctccgaattcctcgaaattcctccaaattcctcgaaattcctccaaatttcctcgaaattcctccgaatttcctcgaaattcctccgaattcctcgggaaattcctccgaatttcctcgggaaattcctccgaatttcctcgggaaattcctccgaatttcctcgggaaattcctccgaatttcctcgggaaattcctccgaatttcctcgggaaattcctccgaatttcctcgggaaattcttttgaatttccttgggaaattgttttgaatttccttgggaaattcttccgaatttccttgagaaattccgcctaatttcgttgggaaattccgccgaatttccttagaaaatgcctccgaatttccttggaaagttcctccgaatttgcttgggatattcctccgaattccttgggaaattcccccgaatttcctttggaaattcctgcgaattttcttgggaaatttctgagaaattccttgggatatttctctgaatttccttggaaaaatcTCCCAATTCCATGGGAATTTTCTGCGATTTTTCGAATTCAGCTTGTCGATATCAGAATGAAAATGTCTCTTTTACAAATCCGAGTTTTCAATACTTATATCTGAAACCAGCTTTGAAACAACGCCGCACTAAATTCCACAACGCCACTCCCACAATACACACTACCCGATGCACCCGATTGGCGAACTCACCCAAATGATCTTCGAAAATCGATATCGCCACTTCGTTGTACTCGAACGCCGCACATCCTTCCAGCTCGTCCAAGTTCACCAAATCCGGCCGGTATCGATTGATCAGGGTGCACAGCACCCGTCCATTGGTGAAACACTGCGACGCTTCACTCAGCTCCTGCACAAAGTCGTTACCCTTGAGCTGTGATTTAACCCACCGCAACAGCACCGTACCCAGCGGTACCGTGTCGTTCGTTCGCCGTTTGCGTCTCGTAATGGTAACTTCCGGTCCGGCCGTAAGCGCATTCGTGTCCAGGAACAGCTGCTCCAGTAGTGCCGGATCATCGGTGTCCAGCAGATGTTTCACCTGGATCATGTTCACCGAGGACTTGTTCAGGTTCGGATACCGCGTCGATGGATCCAGCGTATATGCACCAATGTCCCGATGCAGATTTTCCGGAGTGGTTTGTGCGAGTAACCGATAGATGGATTCTCGCTGCGCAATCACTCCCAGGGCACTGTTCTTCGAGTTGGAGAACAATTTGATTGCATAGGCCGCGTCCATACTGGACAGGAACCCTCGTGCACAACCGGATCCGGTGGGCCAGAATGGTTCCAACAGACTGTCACCGACGAGGCAGGAAAGTAACCGGTAGTTTTTGCGGACTGTGATTTTGCAGGAATTGTCGGCGGCGAACATCGATGTGAAGTCGAACATAGCTACGTCCGGTTTGCCGTAGTGGTTGACGGCAAACTCCAGGTTCGGCATTTGGTATTTGGTCGAGAAGTTCGCCGCTTCTCGCGCATAGTCTAACAATTTGGACGTGTCTACATTTGCTGATGAGAGTAATTCGGCAGGATCGCCGTAGTCCTGAATTATGACACCCTTATCCAGGAGACTGTGCTTCTTGGCGGTCATCACAAAGTAGTGTGTTTCATCTTTGTAGTAAACGATGTTCTCCAGATCGATACCGGTCGTTTGGTATAGCTCCTTGAAGAAAGACTGGTTGAAGATGAACGCTACGCCGCTGATTTCCTCCACCTTGGCTTCCGCTTCGGTTTTCTTGTTGATGAAGTTGGCAGTGATGGCGATTGCAAGCTTACCGCGGAATTCCTTTCGCTTGAAACCTTCCAAGGTGTTTCGTTTACCATCGGCTCCGATCAGTACATCGAATTCGTAGTGCGATACGGCGTGGTCTTCCGGAGAGACGGCCGCTCGCCAGCCACAGCCATCTTTGGGTTCAATTTCTCGCACGAAGGACAAGCCTTCGTGCACCTCGACACCCAAGAGGAGGGCCACCTTTAGCAGAATACACTGCAGCTGCCGGATAGAGATGTGATCAATCGAACCGGCACAGAACTTACCGTAGAACTTTTTCGCTCCGAGCGCTTTGAGATCGGTGATCAGAAATGGCCACAGATGTAGTACGTTATTCCTAGAAATCCTATCACGTTTTTCTACCACAACCTAATGGAATCGGTGACAATTGACGCGGTTAGGGGGAATCAAAGTGGAAACATCAGAACCAAGTGTACTTACCACTTTAGCACCGAGCAGTTGTGCTTCGATTGCCGTACGCAGACCGCAGGGTCCTGCGCCGATGACTAGTACACGGGTGCCGCTAGCGGCGGTGCCCTTGTTGTAGACCCGGTGGGCGGCCCGGGCGTCAAACTTTTTCCACAGGGCTTGCGCCTTCCAGTTCCGTATTTTCGCTTTGAACTTCGGATAGAACTCATTTAACGGGCCGGGCCGCAGGTTCAAGATATCACACATGTTTCTGTACAAACCGAGGATCTGGCGCATGGTGGTCGCGGCGCAGAAATGATCGAACATTTCTGCGGCCAGCGAGGCCGCCTCATGTTCACTGATTGCGGGATTCATTCTGGAAAGGAGAAGAAAATAGTAGACAATGTAGAACAATTTATAGAAACTAGATATAAAAATAAAGTACTCAAGAGCATGAACTATTCGCAGTTCACATTATACTGGCTATTGAAAAAATCTATGACAGAAGGTCGGTAGGATGCAACAGACAATCGAACCAACTGAACGTTTTAGATTAATTATAGGGACAATTGTACGGTAGAAAAATGATCTAGCGAACGCTGTGATTATCcacaaaaaatatcaattttaaaggaaaattctCAAAACTTTCCACAATTTCATAGGGACATTCTTCGTAACTTCCGAGAATGTATGCATGTGGTGATGTGGGCCCACGTATATGAAgggtacgagaaaggcaaaacctttATCAACAACCATAGATAAATACAATTTACAAGTTACTATCAGTTTAAACTAGGTCTCTGATGCTTATCAGTTGATGCTGAATCATAACCGAATTGTTCATTATCTAATTATTTGCAGCTATTCCAAGCCTTCTTTACCACAAATTGTTGTTTATGAGCAGATTTTCGAATAAAAGCGGGTTTTTACGCAGGTTTTTCTCTACTGTTTAGAACGCACGTGTCCCCAGCGTAATAAACCCCgtataaaaaccgacttcagtgtactGATTTAAAACCCCATTAAAACCATTCGTATTATGAGGATTACTAGGAATCACTTCCCATGAATTTATCTTTGCACAACACTGCAACTTTCTCAAACGTCACTAATAATTGGTACTTAATCCAACTTGTCTCGAACTTATCCACTCCATGAAGCTATCAGCTCCGTCCCACGCTGGCACACACTCCCTTCTGCTTCTCTAGTCGTAAATATTCTCGAGAACACTTGTCCTAAAGACACGACATCCGACTAATAGCCGTCAACGCGCAAACAATTTACACCTACTCACGCGAGCTCGCCAGCTGCAACTGAACTGCGAAACTGCGCACGCCACAGCGCCAAGAATCGAAACCCATTCACTTTCAATAGAAGACATGTGGCAAACCATCGCGCACCGCACCACTGCGCTCcagagaagaaagaagcagcGCCAAATAAACAAACACCAACCAATCGCAATCTACCTACCGGGTGTCGGTGTACCCTTTGAGGCATTGCATCGCGAGTTTGTTGACGAAATTCTTGTTTCCATCAAGGTCTTCAATCGGTACCGCACCACCCTCGCCGGCAATAAAATAGTCACCACCCCACACCACCCGCCGATTGTCGCACAACAATTGTAATAGGAAGAGATCAGCGACATCGCAACCCAACCGGAATCACCCGTCGTCGACGACGGTCATCGTATTGACCTTAGATGGTCACAAAGCCATTTTGCACCATCAGCACAACATTACCAATTGCGCCAGAAGCAAAAGGCCTTTTCCCTCTCACGCTTCCATGGAACCCGTCATTCAAAAGCTACTTATCTGCTTCTCGCACACAGCACGTCAGCCAACCGCGCGAAATTGCCGCACTCGAAATCTAAATCTTATCTCAGAAGCCcaccgttgttgttgttgttgctgttgtccATTACCGCCAAGCCGCCGCCCGCCCGCCTTGCGGGGGGCTCTGTCGCGTGCTTGCGCTCTTTGGTGCCGTTAGCCGGTTCCCACTGTGCGGCGCACCGCACTCTGTTGTTGTTGTGGCTTGCTGCAGTCAGTGGCTCAATGAAACTTCCTTTTGCCCATATTTAGAAAAAGCCCTCGCGGCGCTCTGCCGCCTGGCTGCCAGCCAGTGCCGTCAATGTCAATATCCAATCGTTGTGGTCGAAGTCGTCGTCTTTATGACAGAGTTTTATGGCAATGGTATGATATCAGGATTGGATGGAGTCGGGAAAGCAGTAAGGAAATAAATACAAAGCCAGATATGTACCTGTAGATTCCGTGAAGATTTCGTAAAAGGTGGAAATATGTAAAGAAATGCGAATTTGCAAAACCATTAGCATGTATCCTTTTTTTGAGTCTTGTGATTTTCTACGTTGGCAAACTTATTACGTTTTGCCTAACATAAGCAGTAGGATTGTCATGAAATGTTGTTTTCAGATGAAGTTTAAATGACCGGTAATTACATCATTGCGTCATTGTTTACATTATAATCTGTCGCTCTGTGATTCATAAGTGCCATCTGGTTAAGTTTATTTGGAAATGCGAAACTTTTTCCTTGAAACACACAGATTTTGCACGAATGGTGCACTATTCCTCACATTCACTGAGTCAGCTGGCGAAAATAGAAGATATGAGCATCGGAGCAGTTTGCAAAGCGATTCGGAAGTATGCTGAGGAGTTTTCATTCCTGGACATGAAACAATCTGAACGTGAATCGGTCCCTAGGAGCCATATGCTCGATTGAAACATCGTTCAATCTTTTCCcgtaaaaatggttcttctgTTTAAGATTTGGAAAAATCTGATGGCATCGACACAAAAAGTTGACCGAATAAGACCAAAATGAACTACGGACTTTGAggaaacagaagaagaaaaaaagagcttgatcttgattgactgctcgtagttttttttttttaatctttcgtttatttgataggctcatttgccattgggcgttacggagccgaaatttttgattttttttaacgattGTTTTTACATTGGTAATATTACAGTTATCAAGACTTAattgctcgtagttgctactccattatgaccagatcagctgttcttgcacagggaaccaacagatgtttgcttgggactagcacacatcttcgatgtacaagtactggtgatctcatttgttaggtcatactggcgcctgccacgtcagaatgcaagtcaatgtagggaagggggaggaaatgatgatgcaatcactcgcccactgcaagccgaatatacctctgcactggtcacgagttcatgcggaatttgttggaatttctgggttaggttggagaggcagaggtccgtcttggttaacgagctgccaatgtgatagataggagaaggtaactgatggagtttctaattggatgtaggaaacgagctctatagttcatttccaattctagcagattactgttagaatactcaagttgaaggtataggaatataGTAATGGAACGGTATGGAagttcatttccagttctagcgattgctagaacatgagaaataaagagaaagatacaaagtaggagaatggaacggacctgggattgaacccacgacctcctgcgtatgaggcagaagcagtagtcatatgactaccaagcccgctggaaacagaagaaaaaaaagaagtgaaAAACATGCCTCATATACAGGACATGGGCCCATAATTTATACAGTAAACTTTTGTGTGGAAGATCGTTATGCAAGGTGATGATGGTGATGAACCATGAGTGAAATACGATTATAAGATGCTTCCACGGGACCAGTTCAACATGATCCGTGCTGGTAAAGTATTAACGAtgttctgtaaaaaaaatctgtaaaaaagcAATGAATTTGAAAGCAATTTGAAAGTGTGGAATGCTCTCAAATCCATTTGCAACAACCGATACAATAATAGTTGATGTGTACGTTTGACAACTCTTGTATCGGCGTCAACTGTCAATTATAACCCAGTACTattttggccagatttgacaTCACTGTATTACGCGATTAACGTGGTAGTTTGGTACAAATCAAAAGAAGTCGAATCCGTACTCGAGAAGATGAATTCACAAAAGTATTCCTAGCATATTTCTATCGAAACTGTTTGTGTTTTGACAAAGGCACGTTCGTGAAATCACGTTTAGGCAGCGGACTCCATCACAATTTGTGAAAAAAGATTGAGAATGTAGCCTAAATTGTTGACAAACGATCCGCGCTGAAGCTTAAGGATATCAATGATATCATCCGATGAAAATTCCACTTCTTGGCGTACGATTAAATGGATCTCGGATGGATCTTTTTCCCAAAAACCAAAGTCGTAATGCAATTTTTAAATCGTGCTTATACTTTATAGGACACCTTATATCTCTctaggagatggaacagctgtgccgttctcaagatacacgcaagttctatcagaagcttaacgcatcccgcaaaggcttcgtgccgcgagccgaaatgtgccgggataaggatgggagcatcttgacggacgaacctttggtgatcgaaaggtggaagcagcactacgaggaacatctgaatggcgctgagagtacaggcagtgaaagtcaaggcagcggaggagatgactacgtcagttcagcggacgatggaagccaaccagcccccaccttgagggaagttaaggatgccattcaacagctaaagaccaataaagcagctggtaaggatggtatcggagctgagctcatcaagatgggcccggaaaagctggccacttgcctgcacaaactgatagtcaaaatctgggaaaccgaacagctaccggaggagtggaaggaaggggttatatgccccatctacaagaaaggcgacaaactggagtgtgagaactttcgagcgatcaccatccttaatgccgcctacaaagtgatatcccagatcatcttccgtcgtctgtcaccattagtgaacgagttcgtgggaagttatcaagcctgcttcgttgacggccgctcgacaacggaccagatctttactgtacggcaaatccttcaaaaatgccgtgaataccaggtcccaacgcaccatctgttcgttgatttcaaggcggcatacgacagtatagaccgcgtagagctatggaaaattatggacgagaacagcttccctgggaagcttaccagactgatcaaagcaacggtggatggtgtgcaaaactgtgtgaagatttcgggcgaacactccagttcgttcgaatcgcgccggggactaagacaaggtgatggactttcgtgcctgttgttcaacattgcgctagaaggtgtcatgcggagagccgggtgtaacagccggggtacgattttcaacagatccagtcaatttatttgcttcgcggatgacatggacattgtcggccgaacatttgcaaaggtggcagaactgtacacccgcctgaaacgtgaagcaacaaaagttggactggtggtgaatgcgtcaaagacaaagtacatgcttgtgggcggaaacgagcgcgacagggcccgcctgggaagcagtgttacgatagacggggataccttcgaggtggtcaaggaattcgtctacctcggatccttgctaacggctgacaacaacgttagtcgtgaaatacgaaggcgcatcatctgtggaagtcgggcctactacgggctccagaagaaactgcggtcgaaaaagattcgccaccgcaccaaatgtggcatgtacaagacgttaataagaccggttgtcctctacggacatgaaacatggacaatgctcgaggaggacttgcaagcactcggggtattcgagagacgggtgcttaggaccatctttggcggtgtgcaagaagacggtgtgtggcggcgaagaatgaac
Encoded proteins:
- the LOC134205905 gene encoding F-actin-monooxygenase Mical isoform X4, with the protein product MNPAISEHEAASLAAEMFDHFCAATTMRQILGLYRNMCDILNLRPGPLNEFYPKFKAKIRNWKAQALWKKFDARAAHRVYNKGTAASGTRVLVIGAGPCGLRTAIEAQLLGAKVVVVEKRDRISRNNVLHLWPFLITDLKALGAKKFYGKFCAGSIDHISIRQLQCILLKVALLLGVEVHEGLSFVREIEPKDGCGWRAAVSPEDHAVSHYEFDVLIGADGKRNTLEGFKRKEFRGKLAIAITANFINKKTEAEAKVEEISGVAFIFNQSFFKELYQTTGIDLENIVYYKDETHYFVMTAKKHSLLDKGVIIQDYGDPAELLSSANVDTSKLLDYAREAANFSTKYQMPNLEFAVNHYGKPDVAMFDFTSMFAADNSCKITVRKNYRLLSCLVGDSLLEPFWPTGSGCARGFLSSMDAAYAIKLFSNSKNSALGVIAQRESIYRLLAQTTPENLHRDIGAYTLDPSTRYPNLNKSSVNMIQVKHLLDTDDPALLEQLFLDTNALTAGPEVTITRRKRRTNDTVPLGTVLLRWVKSQLKGNDFVQELSEASQCFTNGRVLCTLINRYRPDLVNLDELEGCAAFEYNEVAISIFEDHLGIPRIMSGQESLTLAGVDSKLWLNYLEQICEVFRGEIPHVKHPKLDYAEFKQKQQINSMEEFSKLRRFAALKATAPAAVPVIVPGPGTIGAGAGTGRKSSNYHEEERIKRSRKVLAAESSPMASPQTDTTKRAKKRRSYEKFGNIDENGNIAPGFPSGSDTDNPESLAANDSLIPPNPTPSLYSITSTSNPTFPITTSTAFVKEVTSTSSGGTEGISTTTDSTYENGTNSNNSGTSRTMMMMMNPRFHSTKHLCRQISCLSIALLLIPLGVFLYYTSAGALERLVDSYLVALLGLDDY
- the LOC134205905 gene encoding F-actin-monooxygenase Mical isoform X5, coding for MNPAISEHEAASLAAEMFDHFCAATTMRQILGLYRNMCDILNLRPGPLNEFYPKFKAKIRNWKAQALWKKFDARAAHRVYNKGTAASGTRVLVIGAGPCGLRTAIEAQLLGAKVVVVEKRDRISRNNVLHLWPFLITDLKALGAKKFYGKFCAGSIDHISIRQLQCILLKVALLLGVEVHEGLSFVREIEPKDGCGWRAAVSPEDHAVSHYEFDVLIGADGKRNTLEGFKRKEFRGKLAIAITANFINKKTEAEAKVEEISGVAFIFNQSFFKELYQTTGIDLENIVYYKDETHYFVMTAKKHSLLDKGVIIQDYGDPAELLSSANVDTSKLLDYAREAANFSTKYQMPNLEFAVNHYGKPDVAMFDFTSMFAADNSCKITVRKNYRLLSCLVGDSLLEPFWPTGSGCARGFLSSMDAAYAIKLFSNSKNSALGVIAQRESIYRLLAQTTPENLHRDIGAYTLDPSTRYPNLNKSSVNMIQVKHLLDTDDPALLEQLFLDTNALTAGPEVTITRRKRRTNDTVPLGTVLLRWVKSQLKGNDFVQELSEASQCFTNGRVLCTLINRYRPDLVNLDELEGCAAFEYNEVAISIFEDHLGIPRIMSGQESLTLAGVDSKLWLNYLEQICEVFRGEIPHVKHPKLDYAEFKQKQQINSMEEFSKLRRFAALKATAPAAVPVIVPGPGTIGAGAGTGRKSSNYHEEERIKRSRKVLAAESSPMASPQTDTTKRAKKRRSYEKFGNINIPHTGSSSLLCPAARS